Proteins co-encoded in one Arachis hypogaea cultivar Tifrunner chromosome 13, arahy.Tifrunner.gnm2.J5K5, whole genome shotgun sequence genomic window:
- the LOC112738210 gene encoding probable polyamine oxidase 5 yields the protein MVVKKPRIVIIGAGMAGLTAANKLYTATASKDLFELCVVEGGTRIGGRINTSEFGGDRIEMGATWIHGIGGSPIHKIAQEIHSLHSDQPWECMDGDSEELTTVAEGGFQLQPSIVDPITKLFKHLMDYSQGKMKLLTEQDNTGYYHSLAAKAFSMSKAKSGSGGLSVGSFLREGLDAYWGSVMKKGHDDYDDDDVKGYYGNWTRKLLEEAIFAMHENTQRTYTSAGNLMSLDYRAESEYIMFPDEEITIAKGYLSIIEHLASVLPPGLVQLGRKVTKIEWQPQNQNQNQRDIDEGGRKVCVENGGSCCSCSRPVKLHFSDGSSISADHVIVTVSLGVLKAAIRDHDKGDSDSGMFCPPLPPSKAEAISRLGFGVVNKLFMQLSPTQQTQTQHHHVNHKGFPFLQMAFHSPHSEMRHKKIPWWMRRTATLFPIYNNSTVLLSWFAGEEALALESLKDEEIINGVSTTVSSLLSHSQWQKGSDSHKLCNGNVNSSEERYQENEVRFSSVMKSKWGTDPLFLGSYSYVAVGSSGDDLDTMAEPLPKDSNCHPSASSYPLQILFAGEATHRTHYSTTHGAYFSGLREANRLLQHYHCVGIYNN from the coding sequence ATGGTGGTGAAGAAACCACGGATTGTGATAATTGGAGCAGGAATGGCAGGTCTCACAGCTGCCAACAAGCTCTACACTGCAACAGCTTCAAAGGACTTATTTGAGCTCTGTGTTGTTGAAGGTGGAACAAGGATTGGTGGCAGAATAAACACCTCAGAGTTTGGTGGTGACAGGATTGAGATGGGTGCTACTTGGATCCATGGAATTGGGGGCAGCCCAATTCACAAGATTGCTCAAGAAATCCATTCTTTGCACTCTGACCAGCCATGGGAGTGCATGGATGGGGACTCAGAAGAGCTAACCACCGTAGCTGAAGGTGGATTCCAGTTACAACCCTCCATTGTTGATCCTATCACTAAACTTTTCAAGCATCTCATGGACTATTCCCAAGGGAAGATGAAGCTTCTCACTGAGCAGGACAACACTGGCTATTACCATAGCCTTGCTGCTAAGGCTTTCAGCATGTCAAAGGCCAAAAGTGGTTCTGGGGGACTTAGTGTTGGTTCCTTTCTCAGAGAGGGCCTTGATGCTTACTGGGGTTCAGTGATGAAGAAGGGGcatgatgattatgatgatgatgatgtcaaaGGGTATTATGGGAACTGGACAAGGAAGTTACTTGAAGAAGCAATCTTTGCAATGCATGAGAACACTCAGAGGACATACACATCAGCTGGTAACCTTATGAGTCTGGATTACAGGGCTGAGAGTGAATACATAATGTTCCCAGATGAAGAAATCACAATTGCTAAGGGCTACTTGAGCATAATTGAGCACTTAGCTTCTGTGTTGCCACCAGGCCTAGTTCAGCTAGGTAGGAAAGTCACTAAGATTGAGTGGCAGCCACAGAACCAGAACCAGAACCAGAGGGACATTGATGAAGGAGGGAGAAAGGTTTGTGTGGAGAATGGtggttcttgttgttcttgttctAGGCCTGTGAAGCTACATTTCAGTGATGGTTCTTCTATTTCTGCTGATCATGTCATTGTCACTGTTTCACTTGGGGTGCTAAAAGCTGCTATCCGTGATCATGATAAAGGTGATTCAGATTCAGGTATGTTCTGTCCTCCTCTTCCACCATCAAAGGCTGAGGCAATTTCAAGACTTGGTTTTGGCGTTGTTAACAAGTTGTTTATGCAATTGAGTCCAACACAACAAACACAAACACAACACCACCATGTTAACCACAAAGGGTTCCCTTTCTTGCAAATGGCTTTCCATTCACCTCACTCTGAGATGAGGCACAAGAAAATACCATGGTGGATGAGGAGAACAGCTACCCTTTTTCCCATATACAACAACTCTACGGTCCTGTTGTCTTGGTTTGCTGGGGAGGAAGCACTAGCACTTGAATCACTCAAGGATGAAGAGATCATTAATGGGGTTTCAACTACAGTCTCAAGCCTCCTATCACATTCCCAGTGGCAGAAAGGTTCAGATTCACATAAATTGTGCAATGGGAATGTTAATTCTTCTGAGGAGAGATATCAGGAAAATGAAGTGAGATTCAGCAGTGTGATGAAGAGCAAATGGGGAACTGATCCACTATTCTTAGGATCATACAGTTATGTTGCAGTAGGATCAAGTGGTGATGATTTAGATACAATGGCTGAGCCATTGCCAAAAGATAGCAATTGTCACCCTTCAGCCTCATCATACCCTCTTCAAATTTTGTTTGCAGGGGAAGCAACTCACAGAACTCATTATTCTACAACTCATGGAGCTTACTTCAGTGGCCTTAGGGAAGCCAATAGGCTTCTTCAACATTATCACTGTGTTGGGATTTATAACAACTAG